One segment of Ignavibacteriales bacterium DNA contains the following:
- the uxaC gene encoding glucuronate isomerase — MEKYDLNEDRYFSPDSSVRNYARQIYESIKNLPIISPHGHVDPQIFVENKPFLNPTQLFLIPDHYVYRMLYSQGIKLELLGIPSIDGTQVETDPRKIWQLFADNYHLFVGTPSGNWLAYEFNKIFNIEEKPNSTNAQSIYDRLQEKLNSNEFLPRNLFERFNIEVLSTTDAASDSLDQHKQIKNSGWNKTVIPCFRPDAVTDLSSKSWKQNLSALEKVVGYEISNYQKLIQALEERRKYFKEVGATSTDHGVFSPYTHQLSSNEAEKIFNRAFNNKLEENDAELFTSNMLMEMARMSTEDGLTMQIHPGSYRNHNEIIFNRHGLDKGCDIPMQTEYSFNLKELLNKYGNNANLTIIVFTLDETTYSRELAPLAGHYPAMKLGPAWWFHDSLEGMMRFRRMVTETAGFYNTVGFNDDTRAFISIPARHDLARRVDSNYLGELVAKHIVSLNEAMIVAKDLTYNLVKKAYKL; from the coding sequence ATGGAAAAGTATGATTTAAATGAGGACAGATATTTTAGTCCGGATTCATCTGTGCGAAATTATGCTCGCCAAATTTATGAATCAATAAAAAATTTACCAATTATTAGTCCGCATGGGCATGTTGATCCGCAGATTTTTGTGGAAAATAAACCATTCCTTAATCCAACACAATTATTTTTGATTCCTGATCATTATGTCTACAGAATGTTGTATTCACAGGGAATTAAATTGGAGTTGCTTGGAATCCCATCAATTGATGGAACACAAGTAGAAACGGATCCAAGAAAAATCTGGCAGTTATTTGCAGATAACTATCACTTATTTGTTGGAACTCCTTCTGGTAATTGGCTTGCTTATGAGTTTAATAAAATTTTTAACATTGAAGAAAAACCAAATAGTACAAATGCACAATCAATATATGATAGACTTCAGGAAAAACTTAATTCTAATGAATTTTTACCTAGAAACTTATTTGAGAGATTTAATATTGAAGTACTATCCACCACTGATGCTGCTAGCGATTCTTTAGATCAGCATAAACAAATAAAAAATTCTGGCTGGAATAAAACAGTTATTCCTTGTTTTAGACCTGATGCGGTAACTGATTTATCCTCAAAAAGCTGGAAACAAAATTTATCAGCATTAGAAAAAGTTGTTGGGTATGAAATTTCTAATTATCAAAAACTTATTCAAGCATTAGAAGAGCGCAGAAAATACTTTAAAGAGGTTGGAGCAACATCAACTGATCACGGAGTATTTTCTCCTTACACTCATCAGTTGTCTTCAAATGAAGCAGAAAAAATATTCAATCGTGCATTTAATAATAAACTTGAAGAAAATGATGCGGAATTATTTACTTCTAATATGCTGATGGAAATGGCACGAATGAGCACGGAAGACGGCTTGACAATGCAAATTCATCCCGGCTCCTACCGTAATCATAACGAAATTATATTTAATAGGCACGGACTGGATAAAGGCTGCGATATTCCAATGCAGACTGAATATTCTTTTAATCTTAAAGAACTTTTAAATAAATATGGAAATAATGCTAATCTTACCATAATAGTATTTACTCTCGATGAAACAACCTACTCAAGAGAACTAGCGCCGTTGGCAGGGCATTATCCTGCAATGAAACTTGGACCGGCATGGTGGTTTCATGACAGTCTTGAAGGTATGATGAGATTTAGAAGAATGGTTACTGAAACAGCGGGATTTTATAATACAGTTGGATTTAATGATGACACAAGAGCATTTATTTCAATTCCTGCAAGACACGATTTAGCAAGAAGAGTTGATTCAAATTATTTAGGCGAACTGGTTGCAAAACATATAGTCAGTTTGAACGAAGCGATGATTGTCGCCAAAGACCTTACTTATAACTTAGTTAAAAAAGCCTATAAATTATAA
- a CDS encoding DUF4861 family protein, producing the protein MIIKPKITMPNQFKLMIILVLSLFLAACSSKNVTIINVTNSIDQNIKDAEVETPINFKLKSFTLNSDNGDIPFQIINDGEKRTLKFVIDLSANETKTIRLEENLLLDVKRFKARTYAELSAKKGDVYYDERFRGDKFESVSYLKVPSIHTDHDALFKYEGPGWESEKVGYRFYLDWRNATDIFGKKKNQLILDQVGTHDTVANDDSYHSMQEWGMDIFKVGSSLGIGSIGMWADGKVNMVSKTDSIICSIPYTGPIEAKIITDYYGWQVGNKKYDLSSSLSISAGSRLTKCEMQISNNAENIVTGLAKYDKTEFIKSNNSNGWNYLALYGNQTLVSDNDKLGIVVFYNTDQLIELLENELSFIIKLKPDNGKLIYYFAAAWEQEENGIKNVEEFRSYLEETLQTLNNPVIVEIK; encoded by the coding sequence ATGATAATTAAACCCAAAATAACTATGCCAAATCAATTCAAACTAATGATAATACTTGTTCTAAGTTTATTTCTTGCAGCATGCAGCAGTAAAAATGTTACGATAATAAATGTTACCAATTCAATAGATCAAAATATTAAAGATGCAGAAGTAGAAACCCCAATTAATTTTAAACTAAAAAGTTTCACTTTAAATTCTGATAATGGCGATATTCCATTCCAGATAATTAATGATGGGGAAAAAAGAACATTAAAATTTGTTATTGATTTAAGTGCGAATGAAACAAAAACAATTAGATTAGAAGAAAATTTGTTGCTGGATGTTAAGCGATTTAAAGCTAGAACTTATGCTGAGCTATCTGCAAAAAAAGGTGATGTATACTACGATGAGAGATTCCGCGGCGATAAGTTTGAGAGTGTATCTTATTTAAAAGTTCCATCAATACATACTGATCATGATGCATTATTTAAGTATGAAGGTCCGGGTTGGGAATCAGAAAAAGTTGGTTATAGATTTTATCTTGATTGGCGGAATGCAACAGATATTTTCGGCAAAAAGAAAAATCAATTAATTCTTGATCAGGTTGGAACGCACGATACAGTTGCAAATGATGATTCCTATCATAGTATGCAGGAATGGGGAATGGATATATTTAAAGTTGGCAGCTCATTAGGAATTGGTTCAATTGGCATGTGGGCTGATGGTAAAGTTAATATGGTTTCAAAAACAGACAGTATTATTTGCTCAATTCCTTACACAGGTCCAATTGAAGCTAAAATAATTACCGATTATTATGGCTGGCAAGTTGGAAATAAAAAATATGATTTAAGTTCAAGTCTTTCAATTTCTGCAGGCAGTCGATTAACTAAATGTGAAATGCAAATTTCTAACAATGCTGAAAATATTGTTACAGGTTTAGCTAAGTATGACAAGACTGAGTTTATCAAAAGTAATAATAGCAACGGCTGGAATTATTTAGCTCTTTATGGCAATCAAACATTGGTTAGTGATAATGATAAGCTCGGTATCGTTGTTTTTTATAATACTGATCAACTCATCGAATTGTTAGAAAATGAACTTAGTTTTATTATAAAACTAAAACCTGACAATGGAAAATTAATATACTATTTTGCCGCTGCGTGGGAACAAGAAGAAAATGGAATTAAGAATGTTGAGGAGTTTAGAAGCTATTTGGAAGAGACATTACAAACTCTAAATAATCCAGTTATTGTTGAAATCAAATAA
- a CDS encoding rhamnogalacturonan acetylesterase yields MKKILYSFLFIVLVANLVVIYAQTDEPAKNITIFMIGNSTMADKPLKDGNPEKGWGQIFPLYFSDGIKIENHAVNGRSTKSFIDEGRWDTVVPKIKPGDYVIMEFGHNDAKKDDPKRFADANTDYKWNLQKFINETRQRGGIPILATPIVRRRFDELGKFYDVHGDYPNVVRDISVKMNVLLLDLHKKSEEYIIKLGEERSKGFYLHIDADEYNSLPNRLEDNTHLSPCGAFRICDFAADEIKLKIPQLARYLKN; encoded by the coding sequence ATGAAAAAAATATTGTATTCTTTTTTATTTATTGTGTTAGTAGCAAATCTTGTTGTTATATATGCCCAAACTGATGAGCCAGCAAAAAACATAACAATCTTTATGATTGGTAATTCAACTATGGCTGATAAACCATTGAAAGATGGCAATCCTGAAAAAGGATGGGGGCAAATATTTCCACTCTATTTTAGTGACGGAATTAAAATAGAAAATCATGCAGTTAATGGAAGAAGCACAAAAAGTTTTATTGATGAAGGAAGATGGGATACAGTTGTTCCAAAAATTAAGCCTGGGGATTATGTAATTATGGAGTTTGGGCATAACGATGCCAAAAAAGATGATCCTAAAAGATTTGCAGATGCAAACACGGATTATAAATGGAATCTTCAAAAGTTTATAAATGAAACTCGACAAAGAGGGGGTATTCCAATTTTAGCCACTCCAATAGTTAGAAGAAGATTTGATGAGCTTGGAAAATTCTATGATGTTCACGGCGATTATCCAAATGTTGTTAGAGACATATCTGTAAAAATGAATGTTCTTCTATTAGATCTTCATAAAAAATCTGAAGAGTATATAATCAAACTTGGTGAGGAAAGGTCTAAAGGATTTTATCTTCATATAGATGCGGATGAGTACAATTCTTTACCCAATAGATTGGAAGACAATACACATCTTTCACCTTGCGGCGCATTTAGAATTTGTGATTTTGCTGCTGATGAAATTAAACTTAAAATACCTCAACTAGCCAGATATCTAAAAAATTAA
- a CDS encoding pectin esterase, whose translation MKNSLFIFFICITLSIQSFSQGNDGISFFIVAKDGTGDFVSIQEALNSIPKGCKNYFTIFIKNGNYNEKIFIEHSNIIICGESRVNTIIEFAELRKNWKLTHDDDYGSAIVNIKPHISDIIFKSITIKNNYGSLYGDHDHAFVIRSFEGSTRIILDDCAVISDGGDALSLWNTDGGMYYHHNCFFEGWVDYVCPRGYCLIEDSKFYGHNLTASIWHDGSKNEDYKFVIKNSYFDGVENFPLGRFHRDAQFYLIDCIFSHNMADKQIFFAPSNPPRILQWGEDRIYFSDCKVEGKEYNWLKDNLEKSKEHPAKSEINSNWVFAGKWDPISVLKNINDILESFQKK comes from the coding sequence ATGAAAAATTCTTTATTCATTTTTTTCATTTGTATTACCCTTTCCATTCAATCATTCTCGCAAGGTAATGATGGTATATCTTTTTTTATCGTTGCCAAAGATGGAACAGGTGATTTTGTTTCCATTCAGGAAGCTTTAAATTCAATACCTAAAGGTTGTAAAAATTATTTTACTATTTTCATTAAAAATGGTAATTATAACGAAAAGATTTTTATAGAACATAGTAATATTATTATATGTGGAGAAAGTAGAGTAAACACAATTATTGAATTTGCTGAGTTAAGAAAAAACTGGAAGCTTACACACGATGACGATTACGGTTCTGCCATCGTAAATATCAAACCGCACATATCAGATATTATTTTCAAATCGATCACAATAAAAAATAATTATGGTAGTCTTTATGGCGATCATGATCATGCATTTGTAATAAGATCGTTTGAAGGATCAACCAGAATAATTTTAGATGATTGTGCAGTTATATCTGATGGTGGTGATGCTCTTTCATTATGGAACACTGACGGTGGAATGTATTATCATCATAATTGTTTTTTTGAAGGTTGGGTTGACTATGTATGCCCAAGAGGATATTGTCTTATTGAGGACAGTAAATTTTATGGTCATAATTTAACTGCATCAATTTGGCATGATGGAAGTAAAAATGAAGATTATAAATTTGTAATTAAAAATTCCTATTTCGATGGTGTGGAAAATTTTCCATTAGGAAGATTTCATCGCGATGCTCAGTTTTATTTAATTGATTGTATATTCTCACATAATATGGCTGATAAACAAATATTTTTTGCACCATCAAATCCACCAAGAATACTACAGTGGGGTGAGGATAGAATCTACTTTTCTGATTGTAAAGTTGAAGGGAAAGAATATAACTGGCTAAAAGATAATTTAGAAAAATCTAAAGAACATCCTGCCAAAAGTGAAATAAATTCTAATTGGGTATTTGCTGGTAAATGGGATCCAATTAGCGTTCTTAAAAATATTAACGATATATTGGAATCATTTCAGAAAAAATAG
- a CDS encoding LacI family DNA-binding transcriptional regulator: MPNKRVSPAKLEDLAKILGVSKVTISKALRDHSDISDETKIKVKQLAESLGYRPNINARNLSSRKSNIIGIVVPKIAHFFFGSVIEAIYDSAFEKKYESVITVSQEIAAREKQHIESLLSMRIDGLIVSITEQTKDYSIFDRVIKMNVPMVFIDRVPDIPGVPSVTVDDRGGAFSAVEYFINKGYRNISLVGGHDYINIGKARTQGFFDAMNKYNVPVNNEWIIKSGFGEEDGYNAFKGLLKSGQLPEAILAVTYPVALGLYEAASEVGIKIPKDINVTCFGNNIFKYMAPSVFNYVDQPTRQLGTSAVSLLCNLMNNPDKEFDRQIELPTRLLLNGRNPVDTAIVA, translated from the coding sequence ATGCCCAACAAAAGAGTCTCACCAGCAAAATTAGAAGATTTGGCAAAAATCCTGGGAGTTTCCAAGGTTACAATTTCTAAAGCCCTTAGAGATCATTCGGATATTTCTGATGAAACAAAAATAAAAGTAAAACAACTTGCTGAAAGTTTAGGCTATCGTCCAAACATCAACGCAAGAAATCTGTCTTCTAGAAAATCTAATATTATTGGTATTGTTGTACCAAAAATTGCACATTTCTTTTTTGGTTCAGTTATCGAAGCTATTTATGATTCTGCATTTGAAAAAAAATATGAAAGTGTCATTACGGTATCGCAGGAGATAGCTGCAAGAGAAAAACAACATATTGAATCATTACTTTCGATGCGAATTGATGGTTTAATAGTATCAATAACAGAACAGACAAAAGACTATTCGATTTTTGATCGCGTTATTAAAATGAATGTTCCGATGGTTTTTATTGATAGAGTTCCGGATATACCGGGAGTTCCAAGTGTAACTGTTGATGATAGAGGCGGGGCTTTTTCTGCAGTGGAATATTTTATTAACAAAGGATATCGTAATATTAGTTTAGTTGGAGGGCACGATTATATAAACATTGGAAAAGCAAGAACGCAGGGATTTTTTGATGCAATGAATAAATACAATGTTCCTGTAAATAACGAATGGATTATTAAAAGTGGATTTGGCGAGGAAGATGGATATAATGCTTTTAAGGGATTATTAAAAAGTGGTCAATTACCTGAAGCAATTCTTGCTGTCACTTATCCTGTTGCTCTTGGTTTATACGAAGCAGCTTCTGAAGTTGGGATAAAAATTCCTAAAGATATAAATGTTACTTGCTTTGGTAATAATATATTTAAATATATGGCACCTTCTGTTTTTAACTATGTTGATCAGCCAACTCGCCAATTAGGAACCTCTGCAGTTAGTTTGCTGTGTAATTTAATGAATAATCCTGATAAGGAATTTGATAGACAAATAGAATTACCAACACGTTTATTGCTAAACGGTCGAAATCCGGTTGATACAGCCATAGTAGCTTAA
- a CDS encoding glycoside hydrolase family 88 protein, with the protein MSVILLLVLIGCSSVNTSKKEVIAITPEILVNSFIDIYPDTVAYKTEAKSYKWNYEQGLILESIYRLWINTKEEKYFNYIKKNIDYYVNDDGSIKTYDLNNFNIDNIASGRVLLHLYETTKQKKYKIAADNLIKQLKLHPRTSEGGFWHKKIYPNQMWLDGLYMAEPFYSEYSVMFSSRGNFDDIANQFLLIKKHLYDKKTGLYFHGWDESKQQKWADPIKGTSPNFWGRSLGWVMMAMVDVLDSFPENHKDRNEILKMFQELSSSLLKYQNEKSKLWYQVVDKSNQKGNYIETSASSMFIYAFAKGYNKGYLEEHFKEAAKESFSSLVKNFIIEDNDGRYVLTNVCSVGGLGGNPYRDGSFEYYISEPKRDNDFKGYGALILAAHEIIKIE; encoded by the coding sequence ATTTCGGTAATTCTTCTTTTAGTTTTGATTGGCTGCAGTTCAGTTAATACAAGTAAGAAAGAAGTTATTGCAATCACTCCAGAAATCCTGGTAAATAGTTTTATAGATATCTATCCTGATACAGTAGCATATAAAACTGAAGCTAAGAGTTATAAATGGAATTATGAACAAGGATTAATTCTTGAATCAATCTATAGACTTTGGATTAATACAAAAGAAGAAAAATATTTTAATTACATAAAAAAGAATATTGATTATTATGTAAATGATGATGGTTCTATTAAGACTTATGACTTAAATAATTTTAATATTGATAATATTGCATCAGGCAGGGTGCTTTTACATCTTTATGAAACAACCAAACAAAAAAAATATAAAATCGCTGCAGATAATTTAATTAAACAATTAAAGTTACATCCAAGAACAAGTGAAGGTGGGTTTTGGCATAAGAAAATTTATCCAAACCAGATGTGGTTAGATGGATTGTATATGGCTGAACCATTCTATTCAGAATATTCTGTGATGTTCAGTTCCCGAGGAAATTTTGATGATATTGCAAATCAGTTTTTATTGATCAAAAAACATTTGTATGATAAAAAAACTGGATTATACTTTCATGGTTGGGATGAAAGTAAACAGCAAAAATGGGCTGATCCAATTAAAGGAACATCACCAAATTTTTGGGGAAGATCTCTTGGCTGGGTTATGATGGCGATGGTTGATGTGCTTGATTCGTTTCCTGAAAATCACAAAGACAGAAATGAAATACTTAAAATGTTTCAAGAACTTTCATCTTCGCTATTAAAATATCAAAATGAAAAGTCTAAGCTATGGTACCAAGTTGTGGATAAATCAAATCAGAAGGGAAATTATATAGAAACATCAGCATCGTCTATGTTTATTTATGCATTTGCAAAAGGGTATAATAAAGGATATCTGGAAGAGCATTTTAAAGAAGCAGCAAAAGAGTCATTTTCTTCATTGGTTAAAAACTTTATCATAGAGGATAATGATGGTCGTTATGTCTTAACTAATGTTTGTTCAGTTGGAGGATTGGGCGGCAATCCGTATCGCGATGGTAGTTTTGAATACTATATTAGCGAACCCAAAAGAGATAATGATTTTAAAGGATATGGAGCATTAATACTAGCAGCCCATGAAATTATTAAAATTGAATAA
- a CDS encoding glycoside hydrolase family 28 protein — protein MNNYFKSIAILTFLVALTSVVISCTHSPTKTDGWEKIDVVLDRIIPPIFPDKEFNIKVYGAVGDGITDCTNSIKLAIDDCVKNGGGKVLVPKGVYLTGAIRLKSNVNLYLADSAALIFSDDKSKYLPLVYSRWEGVECMNYSSLIYAFGEENIAITGTGILDGQGSNSNWWSWKGIEKYGWQDGMPNQKIGRDKLFEMGEKDIPVEHRVLGDGYYLRPNFVQFYKSKNILIEGVSFKDSPMWFINPVLCQNVSLIGVNIEGLGPNNDGFDPESSKDVLIENCFFNNGDDCIAIKSGRNNDGRRINIPSENIIIKNCEMKNGHGGVVLGSEISGGANNIFIEDCVMDSPELDRAIRIKTNSVRGGKIENIFVRNLTIGEVKEAILKINFYYEEGDAGKFTPSVNNIVLENIISKKSSYALWIKAYEHSKVKNLVIRNSRFENVGNNNLLENVESISFEDVTINNKVIN, from the coding sequence ATGAATAATTATTTTAAATCGATTGCTATCTTGACCTTCTTGGTAGCACTTACTAGTGTTGTAATTAGTTGTACACATTCCCCAACGAAAACTGATGGATGGGAAAAGATTGATGTTGTGCTCGATAGAATTATTCCTCCAATATTTCCTGATAAAGAATTTAATATTAAGGTTTATGGTGCTGTTGGAGATGGAATAACCGATTGTACAAATTCAATTAAACTTGCTATTGATGACTGTGTTAAAAATGGCGGCGGAAAAGTGCTGGTACCAAAAGGAGTTTATTTAACAGGAGCAATTCGTTTAAAAAGTAATGTTAACTTATACTTGGCAGATAGTGCTGCTTTAATATTTTCTGATGATAAAAGTAAATATCTCCCACTTGTTTATAGTAGATGGGAAGGTGTAGAGTGTATGAATTATTCTTCTCTAATTTATGCTTTTGGTGAAGAAAACATTGCTATTACTGGAACTGGAATTTTAGACGGCCAGGGAAGTAACAGTAATTGGTGGAGTTGGAAGGGTATTGAGAAATATGGATGGCAAGACGGAATGCCAAATCAAAAAATCGGAAGGGACAAACTCTTTGAAATGGGTGAGAAGGATATTCCGGTTGAACATCGTGTTTTAGGGGATGGATATTATTTAAGACCAAATTTTGTTCAATTCTATAAATCAAAAAATATTTTAATTGAAGGTGTTAGTTTTAAGGATTCCCCCATGTGGTTTATTAATCCTGTCCTTTGTCAAAATGTTTCACTAATAGGTGTTAATATTGAAGGATTAGGACCAAATAATGACGGGTTTGACCCTGAAAGTTCAAAAGACGTTTTAATTGAAAATTGTTTTTTCAATAATGGAGATGATTGCATTGCAATAAAATCTGGCAGAAATAATGATGGAAGAAGGATCAATATTCCAAGTGAAAATATTATTATTAAAAATTGTGAAATGAAAAATGGACACGGCGGTGTTGTTTTAGGAAGTGAAATTTCTGGTGGTGCAAATAATATTTTTATCGAAGATTGCGTTATGGATAGTCCGGAACTTGATAGAGCAATTAGAATTAAAACTAATTCGGTTCGAGGTGGAAAGATTGAAAATATTTTTGTTAGAAATCTTACTATCGGAGAAGTGAAGGAAGCAATATTAAAAATAAATTTTTACTATGAAGAAGGTGATGCCGGAAAATTTACACCATCCGTTAATAATATAGTTCTTGAGAATATTATAAGTAAAAAAAGTTCTTATGCTTTATGGATTAAAGCTTATGAACACTCAAAAGTAAAAAATTTAGTTATAAGAAATTCAAGATTTGAAAATGTTGGTAATAATAATTTGTTAGAGAATGTTGAAAGCATTTCATTTGAAGATGTGACTATTAATAATAAGGTGATCAATTAA